A window of the Glaciimonas sp. CA11.2 genome harbors these coding sequences:
- a CDS encoding chorismate--pyruvate lyase family protein has product MARSPSFAHWHDHPNGVHPTASMRDWLIDRASLTYKLMANSTQFRVQRLHQHRAMCLADECAAILLPQRQVVQERDVLLICDGHPVVLGHTVLSLGATTAEWPFFGTLGERSLGTTLFGDPLVARGQLQYARLYGGHPLVRRMCAATGLATLPTPLFARRSTFRRKGGVMLVTEVFFPEIKFLRNVLTG; this is encoded by the coding sequence ATGGCGCGCTCGCCGAGTTTTGCGCATTGGCATGATCATCCAAATGGTGTTCACCCAACGGCGTCGATGCGCGACTGGTTGATTGATCGCGCGTCGCTGACCTATAAGTTAATGGCAAACAGCACGCAATTTCGAGTGCAGCGTTTGCATCAGCATCGTGCAATGTGTCTTGCTGACGAATGCGCTGCAATTTTGTTGCCTCAGCGGCAAGTGGTGCAAGAGCGGGATGTATTGCTAATCTGCGATGGTCATCCTGTGGTGTTAGGTCATACTGTCTTGTCATTGGGCGCGACAACTGCAGAGTGGCCCTTTTTCGGCACATTGGGTGAGCGCTCATTAGGCACCACACTGTTTGGCGATCCTCTTGTGGCGCGGGGACAATTGCAATATGCCCGTTTGTATGGTGGTCATCCCTTGGTCCGTCGGATGTGCGCGGCGACTGGTTTGGCAACACTGCCGACTCCGCTATTTGCGCGGCGTTCGACGTTTCGTCGTAAAGGCGGCGTGATGCTGGTGACCGAAGTGTTTTTTCCGGAAATCAAATTTTTACGTAATGTTTTAACGGGTTAG
- a CDS encoding YqiA/YcfP family alpha/beta fold hydrolase — protein sequence MILYLHGFRSSPSSFKARFLAERLQSLGLQDKYICPQLPASPQAAIQLAQACIAHVNPGDLTVIGSSLGGFYATWLAEQTGCRAVLLNPAVKPPRDLEKYVGMHTQYHSDAPFEFKREYIAELEVLVSAKITLPSRYFLVAATGDEVLDWHEMVDHYPLTKQLIINGGDHGLSDFADYADAILTFCGVDVPPLPSDR from the coding sequence ATGATCCTTTACTTGCACGGCTTTCGCTCATCGCCCTCGTCATTTAAGGCGCGTTTTCTGGCTGAGCGACTACAAAGTTTAGGACTGCAAGACAAGTATATCTGTCCGCAATTACCAGCCTCACCGCAGGCTGCGATCCAACTCGCGCAGGCTTGTATCGCGCACGTCAACCCAGGCGATCTGACGGTAATCGGTTCTTCACTTGGCGGTTTTTATGCAACGTGGCTGGCCGAACAGACCGGTTGTCGGGCGGTATTGCTCAATCCTGCGGTAAAGCCGCCGCGCGATCTGGAAAAATATGTGGGTATGCATACGCAGTATCACTCTGACGCACCTTTTGAATTCAAGCGCGAATATATTGCTGAACTTGAAGTGCTTGTTTCGGCGAAAATTACGCTGCCGTCACGCTATTTCCTTGTTGCAGCCACCGGCGACGAGGTTCTCGATTGGCACGAAATGGTTGATCACTATCCATTGACGAAGCAATTGATTATCAATGGAGGTGATCACGGTCTCAGCGACTTTGCGGATTATGCCGATGCCATACTGACGTTTTGCGGAGTAGACGTTCCTCCTTTGCCGAGTGATCGCTGA
- the mpl gene encoding UDP-N-acetylmuramate:L-alanyl-gamma-D-glutamyl-meso-diaminopimelate ligase: protein MHIHILGICGTFMGGLAVLAKQAGHKVTGCDANVYPPMSTQLEAQGIQLIQGFGAEQTALTPDLFVIGNVVSRGNPLMEEILNRGLPYTSGPQWIGEHILADKWVLAVAGTHGKTTTSAMLAWILEDAGYNPGFLIGGVPMNFGISARLSGNGIETSASPFFVIEADEYDTAFFDKRSKFVHYHAKTAILNNLEYDHADIFPDLAAIETQFHHLVRTVPGIGRLVVNAREPALQRVLTRGCWSEQELFGIDSQAAQHNPTQLGWSLTTHTDGNFDVIFNGDHQGTVVWSLTGEHNRMNAIAAIAAARHVGVPTVQAIKALGRFENVKRRMELRGIVNQIAVYDDFAHHPTAITTTIAGLRKKIGNARILAVLEPRSNTMKLGAMKETLPESLIDADLVFGYGAKGDGKEALGWDLGQALAPLGNKAQAFDVLDRLIGAVAQAAHPGDQILVMSNGGFGGVHQKILDALANPGTHSLPESAPHSGNASATASVIIPARS from the coding sequence ATGCACATCCATATCCTGGGTATTTGTGGCACCTTTATGGGCGGTTTGGCCGTTCTCGCAAAACAAGCCGGACATAAAGTCACAGGCTGCGATGCGAACGTCTATCCCCCAATGAGTACGCAACTCGAAGCGCAAGGGATACAGTTAATTCAGGGCTTTGGGGCCGAGCAGACCGCACTGACACCGGATTTGTTCGTGATAGGCAACGTCGTCTCCCGTGGCAATCCTTTAATGGAAGAGATTCTTAATCGCGGTTTACCTTACACTTCTGGCCCCCAATGGATCGGTGAGCACATCCTGGCCGACAAATGGGTACTGGCCGTTGCCGGTACGCATGGCAAAACCACCACCTCGGCAATGCTCGCGTGGATATTGGAAGATGCTGGTTACAATCCGGGCTTTTTGATTGGTGGCGTGCCGATGAATTTTGGTATTTCGGCGCGATTATCGGGTAACGGGATCGAGACGTCTGCGTCTCCTTTTTTTGTGATCGAAGCAGATGAATACGATACGGCTTTCTTCGATAAGCGTAGTAAGTTCGTGCATTACCACGCAAAGACTGCAATTCTGAATAATCTCGAATACGATCATGCCGACATTTTCCCCGATCTTGCCGCGATAGAGACGCAGTTTCACCACTTGGTGCGCACCGTGCCTGGAATAGGTCGATTAGTTGTCAACGCGCGCGAACCCGCTTTGCAGCGCGTATTGACGCGTGGCTGTTGGAGCGAGCAAGAGTTATTCGGGATTGACTCACAAGCCGCCCAACATAACCCGACGCAGCTGGGCTGGTCCTTGACCACTCATACGGATGGCAACTTTGACGTGATTTTCAACGGCGATCACCAAGGAACCGTGGTGTGGTCGCTGACTGGCGAGCATAACCGCATGAATGCGATCGCGGCGATTGCTGCAGCGCGCCATGTTGGCGTACCAACCGTTCAGGCTATCAAGGCACTCGGACGGTTTGAGAACGTGAAGCGCCGGATGGAATTGCGCGGCATCGTCAATCAGATTGCTGTGTATGACGATTTTGCGCATCACCCGACGGCGATTACCACCACCATTGCAGGTTTACGTAAAAAAATCGGTAATGCCCGCATTTTGGCTGTATTGGAGCCGCGTTCCAATACGATGAAACTTGGGGCGATGAAAGAGACTTTGCCTGAAAGTTTGATTGATGCCGATCTGGTGTTTGGTTATGGCGCCAAAGGTGATGGCAAAGAAGCGCTCGGATGGGATCTCGGTCAGGCCTTGGCTCCGTTAGGCAATAAGGCGCAAGCTTTCGACGTGCTGGATCGATTGATCGGCGCGGTTGCGCAGGCCGCACACCCGGGCGATCAGATATTGGTGATGAGCAATGGCGGATTTGGCGGTGTTCATCAAAAAATCCTGGATGCGTTGGCAAATCCGGGTACACACTCTTTGCCAGAGTCAGCGCCACATTCTGGCAATGCATCGGCCACGGCGTCAGTGATCATTCCAGCGCGATCATGA
- a CDS encoding TlpA disulfide reductase family protein gives MKKKLFLYIPIAILFCAIGVYFNLQRLTPSPPQAPAVANLFAQSMADTSGKQTPLSQWKGKPLIVNFWATWCGPCVEEMPELNALRTELVKKDIHVIGVGIDSQEAIAKFAEKYKITYPLYVAGTDGTSLLRQFGNAAGGLPFTVLIGADGQVKKTYLGSIKFDELRKDLSLLQH, from the coding sequence ATGAAAAAAAAATTGTTCCTATATATACCGATTGCGATCCTATTTTGCGCTATCGGCGTCTATTTCAATCTTCAACGACTGACACCATCTCCTCCTCAAGCGCCGGCTGTTGCTAATCTATTCGCTCAATCGATGGCAGACACTAGCGGTAAGCAAACGCCGTTATCCCAATGGAAAGGGAAACCGCTCATAGTGAATTTTTGGGCGACCTGGTGCGGCCCTTGCGTCGAAGAAATGCCAGAATTGAATGCATTACGCACTGAACTTGTTAAAAAAGATATTCATGTGATTGGCGTCGGTATTGACTCACAAGAGGCGATCGCTAAGTTTGCTGAGAAATATAAAATTACCTATCCTTTATATGTTGCAGGAACAGACGGCACATCTCTCTTGCGACAATTTGGTAATGCCGCTGGCGGATTGCCATTTACCGTATTGATCGGCGCTGACGGGCAGGTAAAAAAGACTTACCTTGGAAGCATTAAATTTGATGAATTACGCAAAGATTTGTCATTATTGCAGCACTAA
- the aroQ gene encoding type II 3-dehydroquinate dehydratase: MAKNLLLLNGPNLNLLGTREPEVYGSTTLADIVLAAQAQAADAGVRLAHFQSNHEGALIDRIHAAKAEGVDAIVINPGGLTHTSVALRDALSGVAIRFVEMHISNIHQREEFRHHSYLSGIAVGVICGLGVEGYRIAISFAIDQL; this comes from the coding sequence ATGGCAAAAAATTTACTTCTCCTCAATGGTCCTAACCTGAATTTGTTGGGCACGCGTGAGCCAGAAGTCTACGGATCAACTACGCTAGCAGATATTGTGCTCGCAGCGCAGGCTCAAGCAGCCGATGCTGGTGTTCGCCTGGCGCATTTTCAGAGCAACCACGAAGGTGCGCTGATTGATCGTATCCATGCCGCAAAAGCTGAAGGGGTAGATGCTATTGTTATCAACCCCGGTGGACTGACACACACCAGTGTTGCATTGAGAGATGCATTATCTGGCGTGGCAATACGCTTTGTGGAAATGCATATTTCCAATATTCACCAACGAGAAGAGTTTAGGCATCACTCTTATCTATCAGGCATTGCCGTTGGCGTCATCTGCGGGTTGGGCGTAGAGGGTTATCGCATCGCGATTTCGTTCGCAATCGATCAACTTTAG
- the accB gene encoding acetyl-CoA carboxylase biotin carboxyl carrier protein has protein sequence MDLRKLKTLIDLVAESDIEELEVTEGESKVRIVKSSHNQVVMMQPQVAQQPYQAQMAAPVSAPAVEVPAVPEGHIVKSPMVGTFYRSSAPGAGVFVEVGSEIKEGETLCIIEAMKLLNEIEADVSGVVKKILVENGQPVEFGQPLFIIG, from the coding sequence ATGGATTTGAGAAAACTTAAAACGTTAATCGACCTAGTCGCTGAATCGGATATCGAAGAGCTGGAAGTCACCGAGGGTGAAAGCAAAGTACGTATTGTTAAGTCATCGCACAATCAGGTCGTGATGATGCAACCGCAAGTTGCTCAACAACCGTACCAGGCGCAAATGGCGGCACCAGTCAGCGCGCCAGCGGTAGAAGTCCCTGCGGTCCCAGAAGGTCACATCGTCAAATCACCTATGGTCGGCACGTTTTATCGTTCGTCAGCTCCAGGCGCGGGAGTATTTGTAGAGGTCGGCTCGGAAATCAAGGAAGGCGAAACGTTGTGCATCATTGAAGCGATGAAGCTGCTGAATGAAATCGAAGCCGACGTTTCTGGTGTGGTGAAAAAAATTCTGGTGGAAAATGGCCAACCGGTAGAATTCGGTCAACCTTTGTTTATCATCGGTTAA
- the accC gene encoding acetyl-CoA carboxylase biotin carboxylase subunit, protein MFEKILIANRGEIALRIQRACREMGIKTVVVHSEADRDAKYVKLADESVCIGPAPSSLSYLNMPAIISAAEVTDAEAIHPGYGFLSENADFAERVEQSGFVFIGPRPANIRLMGDKVSAKQAMIRAGVPCVPGSEGALPDDPKEVIKIARKVGYPVIIKASGGGGGRGMRVVHTEAALANAVTMTKTEAGAAFGNPEVYMEKYLENPRHVEIQILADQYKNAIWLGERDCSMQRRHQKVIEEAPAPGIPRKVVEKIGDRCAEACRKMDYRGAGTFEFLYENGEFYFIEMNTRVQVEHPITEMITGVDIVQEQIHIAAGEKLRYRQRDIHLTGHSIECRINAEDAFKFTPSPGKILTWHVPGGPGIRVDSHAYAGYYVPPHYDSMIGKVISYGTTREQAIKRMQIALSEMVVEGISTNIPLHRELMIDARFIEGGTNIHYLEHKLAERPDLPKPEKK, encoded by the coding sequence ATGTTTGAAAAAATTCTCATCGCCAATCGCGGCGAAATTGCTTTGCGAATCCAGCGCGCATGCCGCGAAATGGGCATCAAAACCGTGGTGGTCCACTCAGAAGCTGACCGCGACGCCAAATATGTGAAGTTGGCAGATGAATCAGTTTGTATCGGCCCCGCACCCTCAAGTCTTAGTTATCTAAATATGCCAGCGATTATTAGCGCGGCAGAAGTAACTGATGCTGAAGCAATTCATCCCGGCTACGGTTTCCTATCCGAAAATGCCGATTTTGCTGAACGTGTTGAACAATCCGGTTTTGTCTTTATTGGACCGCGGCCAGCAAATATCCGCTTGATGGGCGATAAAGTCTCCGCCAAACAAGCAATGATCCGTGCTGGCGTGCCATGCGTTCCAGGTTCAGAAGGCGCACTGCCAGACGATCCGAAAGAAGTAATTAAGATTGCTCGTAAAGTCGGTTATCCGGTCATTATTAAAGCATCAGGCGGTGGTGGCGGACGCGGTATGCGTGTTGTCCATACGGAAGCAGCATTGGCTAATGCCGTCACGATGACAAAAACTGAAGCTGGCGCAGCTTTCGGCAATCCAGAAGTCTATATGGAAAAATATCTGGAAAATCCGCGTCACGTGGAAATTCAGATTTTGGCCGATCAGTATAAGAATGCCATTTGGCTCGGTGAGCGCGACTGCTCCATGCAACGCCGCCACCAAAAAGTGATTGAAGAAGCACCAGCACCGGGCATCCCGCGCAAAGTCGTTGAAAAAATTGGCGATCGTTGTGCCGAAGCCTGTCGCAAGATGGATTATCGCGGCGCTGGGACGTTTGAATTTTTGTATGAAAACGGTGAGTTCTATTTCATCGAAATGAATACACGCGTCCAGGTTGAACATCCGATCACCGAAATGATTACCGGTGTTGACATCGTTCAAGAGCAAATTCATATCGCTGCAGGCGAAAAATTGCGGTATCGCCAACGCGATATTCATCTGACCGGTCATTCGATAGAATGTCGCATCAACGCCGAAGATGCGTTCAAGTTCACGCCATCGCCGGGTAAAATCCTCACGTGGCATGTCCCGGGCGGCCCTGGAATTCGGGTTGACTCGCATGCATACGCTGGCTATTACGTACCGCCACACTATGATTCAATGATCGGCAAGGTGATCTCATACGGCACTACCCGCGAACAAGCGATCAAGCGCATGCAAATTGCGCTCTCCGAGATGGTAGTCGAAGGTATTAGCACCAATATTCCACTGCATCGTGAGTTAATGATCGATGCGCGCTTTATTGAAGGCGGTACCAACATCCACTATCTGGAACATAAACTGGCCGAAAGACCGGATTTACCTAAACCTG